The Manduca sexta isolate Smith_Timp_Sample1 chromosome 24, JHU_Msex_v1.0, whole genome shotgun sequence nucleotide sequence ttattttctcaggttattttaatgctttaaatgtgttttttgacacagaactgctctaataattaatattaatttatacgggacgttgttactatcttccagcttaacgtttacagattgtttaatcgttaatcataatggaccgcaaaaaatatcgttggtgcgtcgtacctgaatgtaataatacttctatatctttaccaaacaaattatttattgatgtaccacgaaaaacagatatacgaataaagtggttgcagttagcaagacgaacctacgacggaatgtctgcagactcaccgatttagttctgtgaggatcactttgatgtaagtaaataaaaatagtgtttcggtaaataaatcgatgaatatttcaattaatgaaatcatttgtacacccaggaggttatggttatgagatgtttttatttatgttttcgctgccacatgatatggaatagaatatttatttatatagaattctggttgttacacagtaacctgagattgcctgagattaacacggtctatgcagtgttgccagatcataatttctctttaccccaggattatttggaatttaaaattttacccttaaaccaatcataaataattcggtactttttttctatatccttatctatgcagacgccacgtctttcttcacttccacttcaataattattaatttaattatctcattttattaggaacaactagctgtacacgaaaattgtgttgaataaaaaattataattgtttcatggcctacaatgtTTGTatgaaacatctttctctaagctcaatatttattacaataccgtgaaacaatagctttaataccttaactcgtagaattaccccaaaaattaccataaaaaaaataccctgctgattctgttttaccctaaatctagggtaaataaccctaatctggcattattgaatcactgttcaaatgacaagacttgttaagttgctttatccacgtatgacgtcacacgagacgaaatgacataatgtagcgtttgcgcgggaattatagctatttaacatttaggcatggttttatgtacttttaaagctttatttgtgcaaaatactatttttcttggctatttatatccacaatgatcaatttaaaacactttctgaaaatttgtccggtcccctattgaggGAGCTAATATGTCCCTGTACGCTATACGACGCCTTAGGCGATTACAGTGTAGGGAGACCGACTATCCACATTGTCCTCCACTTCGGAGTTACTGTAGTCTAGCGATCACGCTTCCAGTGCTTCCCCCGCGACTTTCTCTAAGCCCCAATTAGTCACTTCTTACGTCAAGGCAGGGGGTGCCGTGGTGGAAATCTCACTATAAGTCACCAGCCCAACTTTAATTGTTAACCCTTTGTATATCCTCttcgacattgaaattaaactaattttcggattctatcgcggtgttagtattttattttctctcgacgtttcgaagactttgcagccttcatggtcacgggggggactgaggtgttgttcatccgtaaagtcaaagttacaatatctacctacattttacaattatacaacttttttaaattttttaaattttagctgttggtggtccgatctacgcagaatgagctcacagtgtcttgaagtctggcagccggtcttttgggttctgatttaattaaatgtagaactggatcccaggcttgtgtaAGCTTctaaccatcttccctattgaaattaggatgttttttaatttcaatagcctcgcgaatcatcctaggcaggaatcggcgttctttggcgaggatttgtggcttgtctagtcgcagataatgattggcgcctccctcagagtgttcagcgactgcagacttcgtcgagcgtcggtgtttcacgtcagctatatgttcttttacgcgggtccctatatttctgtttgtttgcccgatataagaaatcattatcctcTTCGAAGTGACTAGTCTCGGgaaaatcattttagaaaaatcattataagtATGATCCAACTTGGGTTTGAGCCTAGTATATAGCAATCTATTTCTGCATGCTGAGATTAGACAAAAAATGTGCAATGTTTTAGACATTATAAGACATTGGAACGTACCATTTATAGTCAACTTCACGTCGTGTATGATAGAATCAACATAGACGCCTGGATTTGGAAGATTATTCAACATTTCCACAAACCCTGTTTCGTTTATTTGATCAGAGTTTTTCTTACTAATTAATTCGTCCTCAGTTTTGTTAATTGTATTGCTGTTCACCATAAGGGCGAAATTAGCATCAATTGGACTAAACATGGATTTGATACCCATATCTTTTAAAGTTTCTTCTAATTTTAAACTATGTTGCAGATCCATTTTAGGGAAGCGTATAACTGCTTTTTTCGGCATCATCTGTTTTATGAGatcatttattttcttgtaGTCAAGACGCTGCAACACCTCCAACAGATGTTGTTTTTTTGGTATTCTGGGTTTTAATGCGTATAACGTAGTTTCACTGTCATTGTATGGCAATGCGATCATGTGCACACCTGAAAAACAAATGTGCATTTTATTGGAcatgtaaaaattatgttttcgcATACAACTGCTGGTAATCTATAAGTACTCTATGGATATACTATTACATTAAGCTGCAGAGTGTTTGTTTCAATGCGCTAATCACATGAACTAaaggttcgaattaaaaaaaaattggtggaaggctattgatttatttatttgcactttactTGGCCCCAGGCGAAAGGTAAAAGAAACAGatgcgaggccccgggcagagtaaaaaaacgttccTCTGCTTTAAAAAGTTTCGCCATTCTTTCCCAGtcaatctatatatttaaaagaaagcccccgccgcatctgtctacATGTCataacgcgataaactcaaaacggCCTTAATTAAAGTAACCACCAATATGCTTACTAAAATTAAAGATAGATATTGCAGGTACTACATGTTACAGCTGTCGCTCTCGACATCAGTCGCCTGTTGTAGTAGATACTACAATAACGCTATTATTTAATCTCAATGGcacttataaaattgtatatttattttaatgactgcTTTCAATCTGGTGGCGCTTTTGTATTGCGTACATATATAGTACTACTACCGTGCTTCGGTCCCGTTCAAATCCCAAGCAGGGCAATAAAAATTGAGACTGTTTTTCAATAGAGATATTTACTCAGTCGTAGTTCAGAGCCAGGAAGTTGTCAGTGTAATACTTCTTTGTCTCAGAAAGTTCGTAAAGcggttggtcctgcgcctgaccTTTATCCGAACATTTCGAATTACCGAATTGCTGCCTCCTCAGACTACGGCAGACAGAATTAGTGAatgtacctgtgtattgtgcacataCCTGTGCACTGGCAGATTTCTGTTGAGAttggcgccgcgccgcgccgtgccgTGGCCGATATTTGGCTATgagcatattattttaaaagttgatTTGTTTATGACCCTTGTATTTCTGAGACTTCTTCACAAAGATTTtacgatttattattattattattataaatacatataaagtataaagatataaagtaagaataataatttaaaaaaaacagttcttGTTTACCTTCTTTTTCCgacgaaatataattaaaatctccCAAGTTTAACATAAGATCAACCAGCATTGTGTTGTTTCGTTTCTTAAATGGCATCCTGTTGAAAGCAATgcgtttaatttgttaaaatataacagtaatagGTAGGTATTAAACGGGCGTAGCTAGATTTTCTTGTCAAGGGGAGGGGATCTTGAAAATTCTAGAACCAATCGTTAGTTAATCTTTATTTCGAGGGGTTAAACCTTAGAACTCATCTAACGACTTCACCCATCATGTATAAGGTAGCTTTTGCTTGTTCCGCCTTACTTAATCTGCATGACAATTTTTCCCGTGCTAAAATTACCGTGTGTCCAAGAACTTATTTAGAGTACCTTATTTCATGCAAAAAAACTATAATGAGCTtaaaacttttgaaaaaaatatccgaAATACATAATAGACAACAGTTGGCCGACTGTCCAAGTTATTATTACAGCCTCCGCAGTcgacataaatacataatttaaaatttgaagtatCTGGAACAATGTCATTCTAGTGTGCATTGAATATCAATGCACAAAGATTATTTTACCTGCGAATTTCCTGTTCAACACAATAGAACTCATACAATGTGGGAAATGACGTAGTCTTTTGTGTTTATACCGGATCAGGGTCGACACattccattaaaatattaaaattcaaaattcagcCGATATCGTTAatgaactaaataattttaatatatgaatTTTAGGATAAAAGGGCTTTGTATGTACTTGGATACACAGTTGGTTAATTTAATATCGTTGATATACTTGAGTTTATTGAGAAGTAAGAAGCtaaaattacagttttaaaatactatGCATATACATTTTGCAACTTACTTCATAGTGTAGTCGGCTATAAACGGATGCTCCCATTGTccactaaaatataaagcacTCAACAATACAGCTTTAGTTGTTTCAGGTAAAGtttgttttagaaaattctCAATTTTTCCTTGAGTGTGTGATTTAACCCatctgaaaaaaaatcaatactaagtatattacctatttatacAGGAATTGTAATTCaactaattgtaatttttaatactacCTATAGGTGtattgatttgaaaaaaatattttgaacacgTTACGACAGAAAATGTCACTTAGTGTGTAAGTACATTGCGTGCGGGATGTGTCTCGCTCAATATCAGTCATCCAGTGAACAACGGCTtcacaatattaatatgtgGTGTACAGAGTTTGCGTTTTGCGTTTGCATACACGTACGAACAACGTTTATTGGCGAAATATCCATTGACGTCTCAGTACTTCCCATGCTTCATTATTTACACACGCACAAATACTTCGGCGTTTCCGATTATAAATGATGTTTTAAAGCGGGATTTACACTAAGTACCAAGAAAACTTACAGAAGTTGGCCTCCGCCGGCGATTTATGTCGTCTGACGTCTAAATGTAGGTAATCAGCCACTGCGAGCCGTGGAAACTTTGAAGCTTGTGACGAGTCACATGTgcataaaatgtttgtataacatATTGCTGCTGATGTAAACGCGCCTAAAAGTCGTAGCTATGTTGCGCAAGAACTCCTAGATGCGCTTGCTTGAGTCGACTTCTGCAAGTTCCTAGGTAATCTAAACCTCCCTCAAGGCACAAACAAACACTTTAGTATCTATCACATATATATCCCCTCAAGCTAAtcttcataatacttaatttacttatataaatgattGCTgcttaatttacttatataaattattgctgcttaatttacttatatttactgCTACCTGTCATATCTAATGATAAAGTTTTGATGGAGACAAGCTAGTGGAAGGCAAATTCTTTCTTCTAGATTCGCTTCTCGTATTTTACGGCTTTGTAATGCCCCACTAATATTCGATGCTCACCGAGGCAGTGGGACATGCTGTACGTAAGTTAGAAGTGTTGTTCAATTTGAATACAGGGAACAATCAACACAATACTGACAAATTACGATTTCGTAACGCCCACATCCGCTTCGTTAtcctttattttctttacaataaCAAAGTCAATTAACTTACTCATTAATCATTTGTTTGACCTCTTCTTTTTGTCTGAAGTCTACACTGAGAGCCTCGCCGCGGTAAACCTGATCCAAGTAATCACGGAACACGTCGCGCAGCTGTGTTTGTGCGTCTACAAATATGGCGTCTGCGTACAGGGTTTTTGATGTTTCAACATGACtatttaaattttgcaaaaGATTACCAAACTGTTCGTGGTTGCGACGATTTGTAAATATATCTGAAAATAAAGTGAGTAAAACGACATGATATACattgtcttttaaaatttttcataatagcttgctttaatataaatattaggaaCGCAATTTTAGGTTTAAACCGCGGCACTGTCTACATCTAAATAGGAAAGCAATAGATGAAGAACAGATAAATTGGCCGGCTCAACCATTTTCGTTTAGACTTAGTGTACTTAGATCATTCATTCCCAAATTGTTCTCCAAAAGTGTGTGTCAATACGGGAGACTTAACGATGGTCTACTTTAGCGTGTCAAAAAAAGGgcgtccacgaaaatttatttgatgTGAGTACTAAAATGTTAGCTCGACTTCACCTATTAATGTAGGCACATAATATTGATCTAATAACGACCTCTTTGTTGGTGACCCTAACATAACTTTCCAGACGACCCCAGCAATGGCTGTGCGGTATGCACTTTatcagcaaaatataaaaaaaggtctAGGaactaacaaaattattaaagtgGTAAAAAATTTGGGAACCTATGGTATAGATTCTAGTTTAGGTTCGCAATGTATGTAATTATGCTCATTTTATGTAAACGAGAGGTAAAAGTGTCGTCAGAGTCACACGCTAGGTACCTAACCAACATTTGCCTTtctaagtaggtacctacttataataattataattggccAGCCATTGTTGGGACGATAAATACGGACAGAGGTgcctactttattataattattattgtgggAGTTTGTTAAGGAAATATCCTTGTCATCtccttaaaaaagaaatatgttaatttggTAATACTTCCAATGAAGTGGTCACCTTGGGAAAATCCAAGCGTCGTAGCTAGTTCCTGGTACGTGTTTCCGACGCTACCCAGAAGTGTCATAGCGAGTAAACCTATTAACAAACATAATTCATAAGTTTCACAAATTCCAGAAAGATTAAGGTATTTACTTCAATAATAGCCTATGATTAGTCATAATATGTATTAGTATTATCCACGctaatactatattttaatgtaaaaccaactatgtaggtatgtatttgTTACGTTGTTAGGGCTACTAAATTTAGTACGGAGTAAATTTAATCCATAATAAAGGATAGACTTCTGTTTATTCCGGGTAAGTTGGTATCGGTAAGTATATAAAGGGACTTTAACCGAAAAAACTTGTTTATGCAtgtgaagccgcaagcaaaacctagtttataataattacctaTTTGCTTTCGATGGAGAGCAGATAGGTAGATTATCAGTAAgtacttatactttttatttaaactttttaagtTAGGTAACTTACCTGCTACACTGGTCGGAGAAATTACTACGTTATCATCTGTATTTTGCTCCATCATTTTTACTGTAAATTGATACCCAAATTCATTCACTGCGATAGGCAAGTATTGTTCATCTTCTATACCCGACGGAGACGATGATATCCTAATTATTGAAACAGaattaattatagaaattagTAAGAATTTAATAGTTACTTACTTACCTAATGTTATTCCTATTGTGTACATAGACAAATTAAAGACGTTTTTGGTACTTTTTGAAAACGAATGTGGCAGACACTTAATGCTTACTGGTCTACTGGATACATAGATAAATTAGGCCGAATTTATTGTTCTGTAATGTATTAGCTCTGGCGGTAACCAAGTCCTAGCTGAATATCAGCCATCGTATAAGGTAagctgtaaattttttttacgagCAAGGCCCCTCTGGGGACGTACCGCGAGGTCATGGTCAGTGGTCTGTGTCACCCACACATTACGTCGTCTCTGACCTCATGAAATACGGATATGTTATAGGATGACACTACTCTAGTAAGTTTAGTGTAAATATGTATTGGGTGTTACCACTGAAATCATATTACCTATGTCTGCAAATGTAACATGTTTAGAGATTGCGTATTGTTGTATAGGTACTTATCTaatctacataaaattttacgtgGTATTACGACGTgcactgtaaaaatataattacaggTGTCCCATAAATGGTATGACCAATTTAAGAGGAACATGGCTTGAAGGATGCGCcaccaaaaataaacaaatgaccTCTATAAAACTGTcctaaatttcaaaatattgagGATTTTCTATCTTTCTTCGAAATTTCGAAGGTCACAAATTATAATCGATAATGTTTGATTATTTGTGCATACAGCAAACAAAGACAGGTCAAAAAATCGATtactggaaaaaatataaactccTCAATATTTTGGAAATGGTAATTTatagatgtaattttttatgtctGCTATATCACCCTGCAAACCGTCATCTCCTTAAGTTTGTCGTGCCATGTATGGAAAACTTTGTATACCTATTAATATCTATTTGTGCATACTTACTTGTTCTCATCATCTATAGCCTCAGCATGGCgtagagaaaaaataatgaaatagcaTTTTGCTAATATGAGAAGTTTCATTTTTGATGCCATTACCTAAAATGAGAAAAAATtcaagtaagtacttacttacttacaacaatattatcctatatatatataggcTTAAATCGTTGTGACGGCCTACCCGTGAAATAACAATATACGATCTACCCTGCTTCACCTGATTCGAAATTTATGTTAggagaaattttattaaaatatcacaatGTGAATAAGTCTATGAGGCCATATATATATCCTTAAGGAATATATAGACGCATATTGTACTCCTCTATCGACCTGTTTTACGAGTAGATATCCTATTCATGTTCGACACTATATAAGTTATACCCACGTAAATATGCAAGATAGCGTGGAAAATACTTGCCTTGCCAAAATTGTAAATCTTACACAAAATAGTAGTTACTTAGACTAAGATCCAATGCCTTCCTGCTATAAAAAGCGCATTCCTCAAACAGGTAAAGCCCGTATGGTTATAGGTacagacaaaaaaatttaacaatttacttacgagaatctatttatattaagataCGTATAATGTGAGATCAGTCAATGTCGAAAGGTTAtcaatggatttaaaaaaaacacgatatgTTAGCAATTgctttatgtaaattaaaataatacttaacgtAAAAGGAAATATGGAGATACGTAAAATCCTGATAAAACCATGAAAGGGTTCAAATCGGGTGCTATTCTGAAAACTATAACGTTTTTGAGTTTATGCGATAGTACACTGAATTGGTAGGCCCTATTTGAGTATAATATCTACACTTAAGTacttatagattataatttatctactACCTACTCTAAATAAGTATAGGTCttcgttataatataattatctccACTTACCTGTAACACATGTCACAAAAGcagttttgtttgtaaacaaagtattttatttcgaCAAACACGTCTGCACTCTCCGCTGTGTCAATGGGTAACTACATAAGCGTGTACATTGTACAAGCCTTGAGACACAATCACATAACGGAATGATTCACTGTTTGTGGGTCAAATCGGAACCAAAGCGCATCTCATTGTATTTCTTTGAATTCCTAGcagtgtttaaaatatatatttattacacaagtCACTTAGACCACAATAAGAACAGAAACTATTTTtggtattataaatatcacCCCACGGTACACGTAATTTTTTCGATATTACTTGGGAGACAAAATCATTATCTAACA carries:
- the LOC115445410 gene encoding serine protease inhibitor 28Dc; amino-acid sequence: MASKMKLLILAKCYFIIFSLRHAEAIDDENKISSSPSGIEDEQYLPIAVNEFGYQFTVKMMEQNTDDNVVISPTSVAGLLAMTLLGSVGNTYQELATTLGFSQDIFTNRRNHEQFGNLLQNLNSHVETSKTLYADAIFVDAQTQLRDVFRDYLDQVYRGEALSVDFRQKEEVKQMINEWVKSHTQGKIENFLKQTLPETTKAVLLSALYFSGQWEHPFIADYTMKMPFKKRNNTMLVDLMLNLGDFNYISSEKEGVHMIALPYNDSETTLYALKPRIPKKQHLLEVLQRLDYKKINDLIKQMMPKKAVIRFPKMDLQHSLKLEETLKDMGIKSMFSPIDANFALMVNSNTINKTEDELISKKNSDQINETGFVEMLNNLPNPGVYVDSIIHDVKLTINEYGTEAVAATSGILARSAEQFYADSPFYMFIRNEKTKLVTFSAAIFDPTK